GCCGTAGACGTTGCGTGCGTCGTCGCCCTTCAGGCCGAGGATCTCGTACTGGGCGGCCTGGGTGGTGAGCCCCTTGGGGCCCTCCTCGCGCGCCTCGACGAAGACGCGGGCCTCGGCGGCGGTGACCTTGGTCTCCCAGGGCTTCATCTGCCCGGTCTCGGAGTACGTGACCTTGAACTCGCGTTTCGCCTCGGGGACGGTGACGTCCTGTGTGGAGACGTACTCGACGCCCCTGGGCGAGCGGAAGACGGTGCCCTTCTTGAGGGTGACGGCCTTGTCGGGGCTCTCGTTCTTCACGCGCATGGTGCCGCCCGCGCGCTTGACCTCGCCGTCGAGGACCTCGTACCGGGCGGTGCCGCCCGCGACGAGGAGGCGGCCGTCGGGGAGCTGGCTGTGGCCCGCGCAGAAGAAGTCCTCGGGGGTGTTGACGGCCTGGAAGGTGTTGGCGGCCGGGTCCCACAGGATCGTCTTGAAGGTCCCGGCGTCGAAGAACTTCTGGTTGTTGCCGGACCCGGCGATGAGGAGGACCTTGCCGCTGCGCAGGAGGGCGGCGTGGATGGCGTTGAGCCGGTGGTCGCCGGGGACGTGGACCTCCGCCCAGGAGCCGTACTTCGCCTTGTAACCGGGCTGGGAGATCTTGTAGGCGTGGTACTTCTCCTCGGCGAAGGAGATCGCGGCGGGCGCGTTAAGACCGGCGAGGACGATGACGGCGCCGCCGCCGAGCAGGGTCCTCTTGAACTTCCTGGAGGGCTGGTAGGCCATGGGTCAGTTCCCTCCCGGGGTGGTGGCGAGGGCCGCCTCGGGGTCCTCGCCGTGCTCGGCCGCGGGCAGGGCGGCCGTGGCGCGGCCGGTGGCGGCGCGGCGCTCCCGGGCGGCGGACCAGGCCCAGACGGCGACGGGCGCGATGCTGACGGCGAGGGCGAGGACGGCCCAGGTGCGCATGGCGGCGTGGGTGTGGCCGAAGTGGACGGACGCGAGGAGCGAGGCCGCGAGGACGGCGGCCCAGCCGAGGTGGACACGGAAGGTCAGCAGCCGGTCCGGGCTGGCCCGGCCGCCCTTGGGGGTGACGACGAACCGGCCGCTGGTGCGCAGGACGGCGGAGGTCAGCGACCTGAGGTAGACGGGCGCGGAGAGGGCGGACATGGCCATCCCGGCGACGCCGCCGGAGCCCTCGGGCTCGTGCGGGGAGACGTTGTGGCGCCGGTTCCACAGGTAGAGGCCGATCTGGAGGGCGGCGGCGTCGCTGTAGAGCATCAGCCACACGGAGGTGGACACCTGCGTGCCGGACGCCCCGAACCAGAGGTGGAGGACGCAGCTGAGGACGCCGAGGAGCCAGTTGACGGCGGTCATCGGGTAGTAGACGAGCATGAGGGTGTAGTTGAGGAGCCGCCCGGGCGGCAGGCTGAACGGCGCCTTCCAGAACTGCTTGAGCAGCGTCTCGTACGTACCGCGTGACCAGCGGATCTGCTGGGTGAAGAAGTCGGTCCAGGAGGCGGGGCCCTCGCCGACGGCCAGCACGTCGGGGGTGTAGACGGAGCGCCAGTGCCGTCCTGTGACGGGGTTCCGGCGGCGGTGCAGCTCGAAGCCGGTGGCCATGTCCTCGGTGACGGAGTCGTAGAGTCCGCCGGCCTGGAGGAGGGCGCTGATCCGTACGACGTTGTTGGTGCCGACGAACATGGGGGCGCGGTAGCGGTTCCCGGCGCGCTGGATGAGGGCGTGGAACAGGAACTGCTGGGACTCGGCGGCCTTGGTGACGGCGGAGTCGTAGTTGCCGTACACCTGCGGGCCCACGACGAACGCGACGTCGGGGTCGCGGAAGTAGCCGAGCATCCGCTCCAGGAAGTTCGGCAGCGGTACGTGGTCGGTGTCGACGGACGCGAAGTAGTCGTACGCGCCGCCGTGCAGGGCGAGCCAGGCGTTGTAGTTCCCGTGCTTGGTCCTCGCCTTGTGGGTGCCGGACGGGCGGTTCCACTCGGGGACGCCCCTGCGGGTGAAGTGGCGTATGCCCAGCTCGGCGCAGAGGGCGCGGGCCCGCTCGTCGTCGCCCTCGTCGAGCAGCCACACGTCCAGGACGCCCTGGTGGCGGACGCGGACGGCGCCCTCCAGGGTGGCGCGGACCATGGACAGGGGCTCCTTGCCGGGGACGTACGTCGTGAGGAAGGCGACGCGGGTGCCCGGTTCGGGCGGGACGGGCACGGGGTCGCGGGCGACGAGCGTGGCGTGGGCGATCGACACGACGTTGACCAGCATGAACAGGCAGATGAGCCCGATGGAGACGAGCATCACCGTGTCGCACGCGACCAGCCACCCCGGGGCGCCCTCCCGGCGGGTCCGGTGGCTGGGCCACACGAGGTAGGCGAGGAGGACGGCGGAGAGCACCGGGGCGAGGGTCATGAGCAGGACGGCGCGTATTCGGCGCGGCTCGCGTCCGAGCAGGCTGCGGTACTCGACGGTGTACGCCGCCGGACCCGGGTCCGTCAGGGGGCCGGCGAGGCGGCTGTAGGCGTCGTAGTCGTAGCCGCCGCGGGTGCCGTCGCTGTCGGGCAGCACGGGTGCCTCCAGCCTGTCGGGCGAGATCGCTTACCCCCACGAAAGGGGACGGGAGTCCGCCCGTCGAGCCGAAGACCTCCGACCGGGCGTACGGCCCCGCGCGTCGGCGCGCAGGCGCCGGGACGCCGGGACGCCGGGGGCGGGGAGCCGCCCGCGGCCCCGGGCGCGCCGGGCACGGCGGGCGTGCGGTGCGGGAGCGCGCCCGAACTCACCCGCCGGTCGGGCCGGATCCGGGCTTGGGTAGCTTGGGGCGCTGTCGCTCACGGCGACACCAGCTGCTCGGAACGGTGTTCGGGGGAGATGCGGCGGCCATGGCAGGAAACGCACGACGGTGGAAGATCGCGGTGCCGCTGGTGTCGCTCGCGCTCATCGGCTCCTGGGTGCACCTCTCGTACAACACGAACGTGCTCGGTGACGAGGAGCTGTGCGGCGGGCTGGTGTCCGCGCGGGCGGCCGAGACGGCGTTCTCCCGGACGGGCCGGGTCTCCGACGACGGCCGCCCCGGCCCCCGCGCGAACGAGGCGTCGTTCGACTGCTGGCTCGACAACACCTCCGCCCTCCCCGGCTCCGCGGACCTGGAGATGCACCTCTACACCACCCGCGACCGGGGCGACGAGGCGTTCACGGGCGGACCTTCTCCGTCCCCTCCACGAGAGCCGGAGACCCGCTCCACCACCGTCCCGCCGTGCGGCTGCGGCAGTACCGTAAAGACCTCAGCAAGGCGTTCGACACGGCCGCCCGGAAGGCCCTCGGCTGCGGGTGAGGACAGCGCTGTGCCCCGCCCGTGAGCGTCACGGGCGGGGCACAGGAGCAGGCAGGCGGCAGGGCGGGCCGTCAGGCCAGGTGGCGTTCGACCGTCTCGACCTTGGAGGTCAGCCCGTCGGTCACGCCCGGGCGGATGTCCGCCTTCAGGACCAGGGAGACGCGCGGCGCGCGGGCCTCGACGGCCGCGACCGCGCGGCGGACGACGTCCATGACCTCGTCCCACTCGCCCTCCACGGACGTGAACATCGCGTCCGTACGGTTCGGCAGGCCCGACTCGCGGACGACGCGGACGGCCTCGGCGACGTACTCGCCGACGTCCTCGCCCACGCCCAGCGGCGTCACGGAGAAGGCGACGATCACGCGTCCACCGTCCCCTCGCGGCGGGCGCGGGAGGCGATCACCGCGTCGTCGGCGGCGCGCTTGAGCTTGCGGTCGGCGTAGAAGCCGCCGAACGGCACCACGGACAGGACGAAGTACAGCGCGCCGGTCCTCACGTCCCACTTGGCGTTCTTCCAGGCGTCAAGCCAGAAGACCACGTACAGCAGGAACAGGAAGCCGTGGACGGCGCCCATGAAGGGGACGGCGTTGAACTCCGTCGTGCGCTTCAGGACCGAGCAGACGAGCAGCACGAGGAAGGAGACCGCCTCGGGGCCGGAGACGAGCCGGAGGCGGTGGAGGGCGGATGCGGTCTTGATGTCCACGGGAACAGGCACCTCTGCGTCGGGAGCGGTCTTGTGAATGGGCGCACAAGCGTCCCGCCCATTGTGGCAGGGGGCCGGAGTGTGGCGACCCATCGGGGTGGGGGCGGGGGGTGTGGCGGGCCCGAACAGGACCCCGGTGGTGTCCGCCGCGCCGCCCGTGCGGTTACCGTCGGGCCGTGGCAACCTTCCGACTCCAAGGCAGCAAGGTCCTCGCCGTCGATCTGAGCGGGGACGCGGTCCGGGCGAAGAACGGCTCGATGGTCGCGTACGAGGGCGACATGGCCTTCAAGAAGATGAGCGGCGGCGGCGAGGGCCTCCGCGGCATGGTCACCCGGCGGCTCACCGGCGAGCAGCTGGAGGTCATGGAGGTGCGGGGGCAGGGCGTCTGCTACTTCGCCGACCGGGCCTCCGACATCACGCTCCTGGCGCTGCACGGCGACAAGCTGAACGTCGAGGCGAGCAACCTGCTGTGCTCCGACGGCTCCCTGCGCACGGGTACGACGTTCACCGGGCTGCGCGGCGGCGCGACCGGCACGGGCCTGTTCACGACGACCGTCGAGGGCTCCGGGCAGGTGGCGATCATGTCCGACGGGCCCGCGGTGGTGCTGCGGGTGACCCCGCGGTTCCCGCTGGCGGTGGACCCGGGGGCGTACGTGGCGCACCAGGGGAACCTGCGGCAGACCTTCCAGTCCGGTGTCACGTTCCGCACGCTGCTGGGCGAGGGGGGCGGCGAGGCGTTCCAGATCCGCTTCGAGGGCGACGGGCTCGTGTACGTCCAGCCCAGCGAGCGCAACACGGTGGGAGGCGACGTCTGATGCCGTTCCGGGAGATCAACTCCAAGATGGTCGAGGCCACGGTCGCGCCGGGGCAGCGGATGTTCAGCCAGCGCGGGGCGATGCTCGCGTACACCGGCGACGTCACATTCACGCCGAACACGGCCGGCGGGCAGGGCGGCGTCATGGCGATGCTCGGCCGGCGCGCGGCGGGCGAGGCGGCTCCGCTGATGACCGTCGAGGGCAGCGGCACGGTGCTGTTCGGGCACGGCGGCCACCACGTCCAGGTGATCCGCCTGTCCGGGGAGACGCTGTACGTGGAGGCCGACCGGCTGCTGGCGTTCGACGGGACGCTGGAGCAGGGCACGATGTTCATGGGCTCCCAGGGCGGGGTGATGGGCATGGTGCGGGGCCAGGTGACCGGGCAGGGCCTGTTCACCACGACCCTCAAGGGGCACGGGGCGGTCGCCGTCATGGCGCACGGCGGGGTGATCGAGCTGCCGATCGCCCCGGGCCGACCGGTCCATGTGGACCCGCAGGCGTACGTCGCCCACCACGGCGACGTACGGAACAAGCTGTCCACGGCGCTGGGCTGGCGCGACATGGTGGGGCGCGGCTCGGGCGAGGCGTTCCAGCTGGAGCTGAGCGGCAGTGGTGCGGTGTACGTCCAGGCGTCGGAGGAGAAGCTGTGAGCACGACCGCGGTGTTCGACCCGTCGAACCTGCCGAGCGACGACAACGTCAACCCGTACACCTTCTGCGTGGACCTCAAGGGCTCCCGGTGGTTCCTCCAGAAGGGGAAGATGATCGCGTACTACGGGGACATCGCCTTCAACGGCGTGGGCCACGGGCCGCTGGACCGGCTGGTGCGGACGAGCTTCCACTCGCCGATGCACGCCGGGGACTGGGTGGTCGCGGAGGGCAGCGGGAAGATGCTGCTCGCGGACCGGGCGTTCGACGTGAACTCGTACGACCTCGAGGACGGCAATCTGACGATCCGGGCCGGGAACCTGCTGGCGTTCGAGCCGTCGCTGTCGCTGAAGCAGTCGATCGTGCCGGGTTTCCTGACGCTGATCGGTACGGGGAAGTTCGTGGCGGCGTCCAACGGGCCGGTGGTGTTCATGGAGCCGCCGATCCGGGTGGACCCGCAGGCGCTGGTGGGCTGGGCGGACTGCCCGTCGCCGTGCCACCACTACGACCACGGGTACATGAAGGGCGTGCTGGGCGGGCTGCGGGCGCTGACCGGGATGGGCGGGGCGTCGGGCGAGGAGCACCAGTTCGAGTTCGTCGGGGCCGGTACGGTGCTGCTCCAGTCGTCGGAGGCGCTGATGCCGGAGCAGGGCACGGGAACCGTTCCTCATGAGCCGGGCGTCCCCGGTGGCGGCGCGCCGCCCGCGGGGCACGGTTCCGGCCATGGCTCACAGGGGGCGGTACCGGGTCTTCCCGGCCAGCTGGGCGACCTCAGGCGTCGCTTCGGGCTGTGAGCGGTAGTCTGCGGAGTGTGACGCGCTCGAACGTCTGCGCCCTTGCGGGGGCGGAGGCGTTCGAGGACGGGGGACGGGGAAGCGAAGCGGCGTCACTTCACTTCGTCCAATTTTCAACATCTTAGGTAGAATCCATATATGGAGACCGAGACGGCCACCCCGTGGCTGACCGATGCCGAACAGTGCGCCTGGCGCACCTACCTGGACGTCAACCGACTCCTGACGTACCAGATGGAGAAGGACCTCCAGCCGTTCGGACTGACCTACAACGACTACGAGATCCTCGTGAACCTCTCGGAGTCCCCCGACCGGCGGATGCGGATGAGTGACCTCGCCGCGGCCACCCTCCAGTCCAAGAGCCGGCTCTCCCACCAGATCACCCGCATGGAGAACGCCGGTCTCGTCCGCCGCGAGAACTGCGAGTCGGACCGGCGCGGCCTGTACGCCGTGCTCACCGACCAGGGCATGGAGACCATGCGCAAGGTGGCACCCCACCACGTCGAGTCGGTGCGCAGGCACTTCATCGACCAGCTCTCCCCCGAGGCCCTCAGCGGGCTGCACGCCTCCCTGGGGCCCATCGCGGAGCACCTGCGCGGACTGCGCGGCAAGCCGTAACCCGGCGCTCCACGCCCCCGCGCTGCCCCGCGGGGCCACTGCCCCGGTGAGGGTCACGCCGACCGGCCCTCCACCGCCAAGGTGACGACAGACGGGGAACGGCCCCGCCCCTGACCGGGACGGGGCCGTTCGCCGTGTGCGGGCGGCGTACGGGTCCGTACGCCCCCGAGGGAGCCCTCAGCGGCCCGTCAGGCCCGCCACCAGCTCGTCGGCCGCCGCGTACGGGTCGAGCTCGCCCGCCACGATCCGCTCGGCCAGCGTGCCCAGGCGCCGGTCGCCGCTCAGGTCGCCGATCCGCTCGCGCAGCGCGGTGACCGCGATGGTCTCCACCTCGTGCGCGGCGCGGGCCCTGCGCCGCTCCGCGAGGACGCCGTGCTCCTCCATCCAGGCGCGGTGCTTCTCCAGGGCCTCCACGACCTCGTCGACGCCCTCCCCGCGCGCGGCGACCGTCTTGACGATCGGCGGCCGCCAGTCGCCGGGCGCCCGGGACTCGCCGAGGCCCAGCATGTGGTTCAGCTCGCGGGCCGTCGCGTCGGCGCCGTCCCGGTCCGCCTTGTTCACCACGTACACGTCGCCGATCTCCAGGATGCCGGCCTTCGCCGCCTGGATGCCGTCGCCCATGCCGGGCGCCAGCAGCACCACCGACGTGTCGGCCTGCGAGGCGATCTCCACCTCGGACTGGCCCACGCCGACGGTCTCCACCAGCACCACGTCGCAGCCGGCCGCGTCCAGCACCCGGATCGCCTGCGGCGCCGCCCACGCCAGACCGCCCAGATGGCCGCGGGTGGCCATGGAGCGGATGTAGACGCCCGGGTCGGAGGCGTGCTCGGACATCCGGACCCGGTCGCCCAGCAGGGCGCCGCCGGAGAACGGCGACGACGGGTCGACCGCCAGCACGCCGACCCGCTTGCCGGCCCTGCGGTACGCGGAGACCAGCGCCGACGTGGACGTGGACTTGCCGACGCCGGGCGAACCCGTCAGGCCCACCACGTACGCGCCGCCCGAGAGCGGGGCCAGGGCCGCCATCACCTCACGGAGCTGCGGGGACGCCCCCTCCACGAGCGAGATCAGCCGGGCCACGGCACGCGGCCGGCCCTCCCGTGCCTGGGCGACCAGTGCGGGGACGTCCACCATCACGTACAGAGCTCCTTACTTCGCCGAAGCGCTCGGGACACGGACGATCAGCGCGTCGCCCTGGCCGCCGCCGCCGCACAGGCCCGCCGCGCCGATGCCGCCGCCGCGCCGCTTGAGCTCCAGCGCCAGGTGCAGCACGATACGGGCGCCGGACATGCCGATGGGGTGGCCCAGCGCGATCGCGCCACCGTTGACGTTCACCTTTTCAGGGGACACGCCCAGATCCTTCATGGACTGCACGGCGACGGCGCCGAACGCCTCGTTGATCTCGATCAGGTCGAGGTCCTCGACGCCGAGGCCCTCCTTCTTCAGGGCGTGCAGGATCGCGTTGGACGGCTGGGACTGGAGGCTGTTGTCCGGGCCCGCGACATTGCCGTGGGCGCCGATCTCGGCGATCCACTCCAGGCCGAGCTCCTCCGCCTTGGCCTTGCTCATCACGACGACGGCCGCGGCGCCGTCGGAGATCTGCGAGGACGAACCGGCGGTGATCGTGCCGTCCTTGTCGAACGCCGGGCGGAGCTTGGCGAGCGTCTCGACGGTCGTGTCGGGGCGGATGCCCTCGTCCTTGGCGCAGATCACCGGGTCGCCCTTGCGCTGCGGGATCTCGATCGGGGTGATCTCGGCCTCGAACAGGCCGTTCTTCTGAGCGGCCGCCGCGCGCTGGTGCGACAGGGCGGACACCTCGTCCTGCTCGGCGCGGCCGATGCCGAGGCGGGTGTTGTGCCGCTCGGTGGAGTAGCCCATGGCGATGTGCTCGAACGGGTCGGTGAGCCCGTCGTGCGCCATCGAGTCGAGCATCTCGATCGCACCGTACTTGTAGCCCTCGCGGGACTTGGGCAGCAGGTGCGGGGCGTTGGTCATGGACTCCTGGCCACCGGCGACGATCACGTCGAACTCGCCGGCGCGGATCAGCTGGTCCGCGAGCGCGATGGCGTCGAGGCCGGAGAGGCAGACCTTGTTGACGGTCAGCGCCGGGACGCTCATCGGGATGCCCGCCTTGACGGCGGCCTGGCGGGCGGGGATCTGCCCGGCGCCTCCCGTGAGGACCTGGCCCATGATCACGTACTGCACCTGGTCGCCGCCGATGCCCGCCCGGTCGAGGGCGGCCTTGATGGCGAAGCCGCCGAGGTCCGCGCCGGAGAAGGACTTGAGGGAGCCGAGCAGGCGGCCCATGGGTGTACGGGCACCCGCGACGATCACGGAGGTGGTACCGGTCGTTCCAGACATGAGGACGATCCCCTTTCAGCCGGGAGGGCTGCGGAGTGAACGAGGGTTTACCGCCAATGTACTGAGCGGTGCCAGCCCCGGTCACCGGCCGGTCGGTGTGACGGCGCGCACGTTGCGTAACCGGCCGGTGGAGCGCTGCACTGTTCGCATGCTCACCAGAATCGACCACATCGGTATCGCCTGCTTCGACCTCGACAAGACGGTCGAGTTCTACCGCTCGACGTACGGCTTCGAGGTCTTCCACACCGAGGTCAACGAGGAGCAGGGGGTGCGCGAGGCCATGCTCAAGATCAACGAGACGTCCGACGGCGGCGCCTCCTACCTCCAGCTCCTCGAGCCCACCCGCGAGGACTCCACCGTCGCGAAGTGGCTCGCGAAGAACGGGGAGGGCGTCCACCACATCGCCTTCGGCACCGCCGACGTGGACGGCGACGCCGCAGCCGTCCGCGACAAGGGCGTCCGCGTCCTGTACGACGAGCCCCGGCGCGGCTCCATGGGGTCCAGGATCACGTTCCTGCACCCCAAGGACTGTCACGGCGTGCTGACCGAACTGGTCACGTCGGCTGAGCCCTCCTCAGCCGAGCACTGAACCGACGCGTCCCGGCCCGGTAGAGTGGGCCGCTCCGGGCCGGGGCCGGGTCGGGGCCGCCCTGCGGCGTCGTCGTCGGAAGCGTCGATCTGACACCATTCCCCGGGGGGCCGTTCGCCGGCGAACGGTGCCCGTACGAAGAGAGTTCGCGACCAGGGGACGGATGGGACCGCGCAGTGCGGGGCTACGAACGCCAGGAGAGCCACCGGGCTGACGACGACCACCTTTCGCGGTTCGAAGCCGAGATGGACCGGCTGAAGACCGAGCGGGAGAAGGCCGTCCAGCACGCCGAGGACCTCGGTTACCAGGTCGAGGTGTTGCGCGCCAAGCTCCACGAGGCCCGGCGCGCCATCGCGTCCCGGCCTGCCTACGACAGCGCCGACGTCGGCTACCAGGCCGAACAGATGCTGCGCAACGCCCAGATGCAGGCCGAGCAGATGCGCTCCGACGCGGAACGCGAGCTGCGCGAGGCCCGCGCCCAGACCCAGCGCATCCTCCAAGAGCACGCCGAGCACCAGGCCCGTCTCCAGGCCGAGTTGCACAACGAGGCCGTGCAGCGGCGCCAGCAGCTCGACCAGGAGCTCGCCGAGCGCCGCCGGACCGTCGAGGCGCACGTCAACGAGAACGTCGCCTGGGCGGAACAGCTCCGCGCCCGCACGGAGGCCCAGGCGCGGCGCCTGATGGAGGAGTCCCGCGCCGAGGCCGAGCAGGCCCTGGCCGCCGCCCGCGCCGAGGCCGCCCGCGTCGCGGAGGAGGCCCGCCAGCGGCTGGCCGCCGAGTCGGAGGCCGCCCGCGCCGAGGCCGAGTCGCTCCTGCTGCGCGCCCGCAAGGACGCCGAGCGGCTCCTCAACGCCGCCTCCACCCAGGCCCAGGAGGCCACCAGCCACGCCGAGCAGCTCCGTACGGCCACCGCGGGTGAGGCCGAGCAGGCCCGCCGCCAGGCCACCGAGCTGAGCCGCGCCGCCGAGCAGCGGATGCAGGAGGCGGAGGAGCGGCTGCGCCTGGCGCGCGCCGAGGCCGACAAGGTCGTCGCCGCCGCCACCGAGGACGCCGCCAAGCGGATCGCCGCCGCCGAGTCGGCCAACGAGCAGCGCACCCGTACGGCCAAGACGGAGATCGCCCGGCTGGTCGGGGAGGCCACCAAGGAGGCCGAGGCCCTTCGCGCCGACGCCGAGCAGGCCCTCGCCGACGCCCGCGCCGAGGCCGAGAAGCTCATCGCGGAGGCCGCGGAGAAGGCCCGTACGAAGGCCGCCGAGGACTCCGCCGCCCAGCTCGCCAACGCCGCCCGCGCCGCCGAGGAGATGCTCGGCAAGGCGTCCGACGAGGCGCAGGCGACCACCCGCAAGGCCGCCGAGGAGGCCGAGCGCATCCGCCGCGAGGCCGAGGCGGAGGCCGACCGGCTCGTCGGCGAGGCCGCCGACACGGCCGAGCAGCTCCGCGGCGCCGCGAAGGACGACACGAAGGAGTACCGGGCCAAGACCGTCGAGCTCCAGGAGGAGGCGCGGCGGCTGCGCGGGGAGGCCGAGCAGCTGCGGTCCGAGGCGATCGCGGAGGGCGAGCGCATCCGCGCCGAGGCGCGCCGCGAGTCCGTCCAGCAGATCGAGGAGGCCGCCAAGACCGCCGAGGAGCTGCTGACCAAGGCGAAGGCGGACGCGGACGAGCTGCGCACGGCGGCGACCGCCGAGAGCGAGCGGGTCCGTACGGAGGCGATCGAGCGGGCGACGGCGCTGCGCGCCCAGGCCGAGGAGATCCTGGAGCGCACGCGCGCCGAGGCCGAGCAGCTGCGCGCGGACGCCGAGGAGCAGGCCGACTCGGTGCGCTCCGCCGCGGAGGCCGCCGCCGAGGCGCTGCGCGAGGAGGCCGAGCGGGGTGTCGCGGCACGGCAGGCGGAGGCCGCCGAGGAGCTGACGCGGCTCCACGAGGAGGCGGGGGCCCGGCTCGCCGCAGCCGAGCAGGCCCTAGACGAGGCGCGCGCCGAGTCGGAGCGGCTGCGCCGTGAGGCGGCCGAGGAGACGGAGCGCCTGCGCGCGGAGGCCGCCGAGCGGCGGCGCACGCTCCAGGAGCAGGCCGAGCAGGAGGCCGAGCGGCTGCGTACCGAGGCCGCGGCGGACGCCTCCAGCTCGCGCGCCGAGGCGGAGAACACCGCCGTACGGCTCCGGGCCGAGGCCGCCGCCGAGGCGGAGCGGCTGAAGACGGAGGCGCAGGAGACCGCCGACCGCGTGCGCGCCGAGGCGCAGGCGGCGGCGGAGCGGCTCAAGACGGAGGCCGCCGAGGAGCTGGCGGCCGCGCAGGACGAGGCCAACCGGCGCCGCCGGGAGGCCGAGGAGACGCTCGGCACCGCGCGCGCCGAGGCGGACCTGGAGCGGGACCGCGCCCGGCAGCAGAGCGAGGAGCTGCTGGCGTCGGCCCGCAAGCGGGTCGAGGACGCCCAGGCGGAGGCGCAGCGGCTGGTCGAGGAGGCGGACCAGCGGGCCACGGAGCTGGTGTCCGCCGCCGAGCAGACCGCGCAGCAGGTGCGGGACTCGGTGGCCGGGCTCCAGGAGGCGGCCGAGGAGGAGATCGCCGGGCTGCGTTCGGCGGCCGAGCACGCGGCGGAGCGCACGCGCAACGAGGCGCAGGAGGAGGCGGACCGGGTCCGCGCCGACGCCTACCAGGAGCGGGAGCGGGCCGCGGAGGACGCGGCGCGGGTCCGGGAGCGCGCGCAGGAGGAGACCGAGGCGGCCAAGTCGCTCGCCGAACGGGCCGTCAAGGAGGCGCTGGCGGAGGCCGAGCGGCTCAAGACGGACAGCGCCGAGTACGCGCAGCGGGTACGGACGGAGGCGTCGGACTCGCTGGCGTCGGCCGAGCAGGACGCGGCGCGTACCCGGGCGGAGGCCCGCGGCGACGCCAACCGCATCCGGTCCGAGGCGGCCGCGCAGGCGGACCGGCTGGTCACGCAGGCGTCGGCTGAGGCGGAGAAGCTGGTCGGCGACGCCACGGAGCGGGCCGAGCGGATCGTCGGCGAGGCGACCGGTGAGGCGGAGCGGCTGACGGCGCACGCCACCGAGGAGGCCGACCGGCTCGCGACCGAGGCGGTCGAGGTCCTCGACGAGGCGCAGACCGAGGCCGCCCGCCTGCGGGACGAGGCGCGGGCCGAGGTGGAGCGGCTGCGGGACGAGGCGCGCAGGGACGCCGACAAACGGCGCTCCGACGCGGCGGAGCAGGCGGACACGCTCGTCGCGGAGGCCACCGGCGAGGCGGAGCGGCTGCGTGCCGAGGCGGCCGAGACGGTCGGTTCGGCGCAGCAGGCGGCCGAGCGCATCCGCG
This genomic window from Streptomyces thermolilacinus SPC6 contains:
- the mce gene encoding methylmalonyl-CoA epimerase, which produces MLTRIDHIGIACFDLDKTVEFYRSTYGFEVFHTEVNEEQGVREAMLKINETSDGGASYLQLLEPTREDSTVAKWLAKNGEGVHHIAFGTADVDGDAAAVRDKGVRVLYDEPRRGSMGSRITFLHPKDCHGVLTELVTSAEPSSAEH
- the scy gene encoding polarized growth protein Scy, with product MRGYERQESHRADDDHLSRFEAEMDRLKTEREKAVQHAEDLGYQVEVLRAKLHEARRAIASRPAYDSADVGYQAEQMLRNAQMQAEQMRSDAERELREARAQTQRILQEHAEHQARLQAELHNEAVQRRQQLDQELAERRRTVEAHVNENVAWAEQLRARTEAQARRLMEESRAEAEQALAAARAEAARVAEEARQRLAAESEAARAEAESLLLRARKDAERLLNAASTQAQEATSHAEQLRTATAGEAEQARRQATELSRAAEQRMQEAEERLRLARAEADKVVAAATEDAAKRIAAAESANEQRTRTAKTEIARLVGEATKEAEALRADAEQALADARAEAEKLIAEAAEKARTKAAEDSAAQLANAARAAEEMLGKASDEAQATTRKAAEEAERIRREAEAEADRLVGEAADTAEQLRGAAKDDTKEYRAKTVELQEEARRLRGEAEQLRSEAIAEGERIRAEARRESVQQIEEAAKTAEELLTKAKADADELRTAATAESERVRTEAIERATALRAQAEEILERTRAEAEQLRADAEEQADSVRSAAEAAAEALREEAERGVAARQAEAAEELTRLHEEAGARLAAAEQALDEARAESERLRREAAEETERLRAEAAERRRTLQEQAEQEAERLRTEAAADASSSRAEAENTAVRLRAEAAAEAERLKTEAQETADRVRAEAQAAAERLKTEAAEELAAAQDEANRRRREAEETLGTARAEADLERDRARQQSEELLASARKRVEDAQAEAQRLVEEADQRATELVSAAEQTAQQVRDSVAGLQEAAEEEIAGLRSAAEHAAERTRNEAQEEADRVRADAYQERERAAEDAARVRERAQEETEAAKSLAERAVKEALAEAERLKTDSAEYAQRVRTEASDSLASAEQDAARTRAEARGDANRIRSEAAAQADRLVTQASAEAEKLVGDATERAERIVGEATGEAERLTAHATEEADRLATEAVEVLDEAQTEAARLRDEARAEVERLRDEARRDADKRRSDAAEQADTLVAEATGEAERLRAEAAETVGSAQQAAERIREEAQAHLRETEEAAERLRAEARAEADRVLDEAREAAAKRRADAAEQADQLMAKAREEALRATTDAESQADTMVGAARKEAERIVSEATIEGNALVEKARTDADELLVGARSDANAIRERMEELRARTEAEIEDLHERARRESAEQMRVAGERADKLVRTAEQQLAEAEAKAKELLSDANSEASKVRIAAVKKAEGLLKEANQKKADATREAQKLKEDAEAEAERLLADGRRELEVLERRQKDIQGEIARVQAVLEALESFEAPAGGGKDGSVKAAATAGTRSSGKSNTD